A region from the Paraurantiacibacter namhicola genome encodes:
- a CDS encoding sensor domain-containing diguanylate cyclase: protein MAALYALAAAISLEAAMRSDGIAFVWPASGVAAGGLLMTAVQWRKTLLGGIFVASVLVNLNAGSSLAVTLWFSLANIVEAYLVCRIASGRDGASGSLNLPRWVARLALGAVAGSIASGTIASLAKIGSGQALEFFLSWTSTVLLGLLVVTPLVLAAGDRKMRRVAQITDGRVLLRSALFLATIAVSVAAFAQQSAPLLYLPLAMAMLMTYFLGPFGAASAVFIAALLGSLFTAKGMGSVHLVEGGPQTRALYFQVYLLVMLASTMPVATLLARSRAAARELRRNNAFLSAAEAKAHVGHWRLQLEPESLYWSDEVFAIHGMEKGRSPDLALALEAYHPADRERVSSSIKGSLASREPFSFEARIQRPDGTIRHVESTGEPELENGEVVAMFGVILDITERWQVLEELRRARNLARKQAREATKLADTDQLTGIASRRKFMERLSEEIARAEEGGGKLSLIMFDVDHFKAFNDSHGHAFGDLVLRMVAREAADSTRGQDLIGRIGGEEFAIIMPGAGMDTGTLAAERIRQRVANLRIEDDSGVAQNVSISLGIGEWTPGADEVWLMQAADNALYEAKRAGRNCLRQAA, encoded by the coding sequence GTGGCTGCGCTGTATGCGCTCGCCGCGGCGATTTCGCTTGAGGCCGCCATGCGGTCCGACGGCATTGCCTTCGTCTGGCCCGCCAGCGGCGTGGCTGCGGGCGGGCTGCTGATGACGGCGGTGCAATGGCGAAAAACGCTGCTTGGCGGCATCTTCGTCGCCAGCGTCCTTGTAAACCTGAACGCCGGCTCCTCACTCGCGGTGACCCTGTGGTTTTCCCTTGCGAATATTGTGGAAGCCTATCTTGTCTGCCGCATCGCGTCAGGACGAGACGGGGCGAGCGGTTCGCTCAACCTGCCGCGCTGGGTCGCGCGGCTGGCGCTGGGCGCAGTTGCTGGCAGCATCGCCAGCGGGACGATTGCCTCCCTGGCCAAGATCGGAAGCGGGCAGGCGCTCGAGTTTTTCCTGTCGTGGACCAGCACTGTGCTGCTCGGCCTGTTGGTCGTGACGCCGCTGGTCCTCGCAGCGGGCGACCGCAAGATGCGCCGGGTCGCCCAGATCACGGACGGGCGCGTGCTTTTGCGCAGCGCCCTGTTCCTCGCCACGATCGCCGTCAGCGTGGCCGCCTTCGCGCAGCAATCCGCCCCGCTGCTTTACCTGCCGCTGGCGATGGCCATGCTGATGACCTATTTCCTCGGCCCGTTCGGCGCGGCCTCGGCGGTGTTCATTGCGGCGCTTCTTGGATCGCTGTTCACCGCCAAGGGCATGGGCTCGGTCCACCTTGTCGAGGGCGGGCCGCAGACGCGGGCGCTGTATTTCCAAGTGTATCTGCTGGTGATGCTGGCCTCCACCATGCCGGTGGCGACGCTGCTGGCCCGTTCCCGCGCCGCCGCGCGGGAGTTGCGACGCAACAATGCTTTCCTCTCTGCCGCCGAGGCCAAGGCGCATGTCGGCCATTGGCGGCTGCAGTTGGAGCCGGAGAGCCTGTACTGGTCGGACGAGGTCTTTGCCATTCACGGGATGGAGAAGGGCAGGAGCCCCGACCTTGCGCTGGCGCTGGAAGCCTATCACCCGGCGGACCGGGAGCGCGTGTCCTCTTCCATCAAGGGATCGCTGGCCAGCCGGGAGCCCTTTTCATTCGAAGCGCGCATCCAGCGGCCGGACGGGACCATCCGCCATGTGGAATCGACTGGCGAGCCCGAACTGGAAAACGGCGAGGTCGTGGCGATGTTTGGCGTCATTCTCGACATCACCGAACGCTGGCAGGTGCTGGAAGAATTGCGCCGCGCCCGCAACCTGGCGCGCAAGCAGGCGCGCGAAGCCACGAAGCTGGCCGATACGGACCAGCTGACGGGCATCGCCAGTCGCCGCAAATTCATGGAGCGACTGTCCGAGGAAATCGCGCGCGCCGAGGAGGGCGGGGGCAAGCTGTCGCTCATCATGTTCGACGTGGACCACTTCAAGGCCTTCAACGATTCCCACGGCCATGCCTTTGGCGATCTGGTGCTGCGCATGGTTGCACGCGAGGCGGCTGACAGCACGCGCGGGCAGGACCTGATCGGGCGGATCGGGGGCGAGGAATTCGCCATCATCATGCCCGGCGCCGGCATGGACACCGGCACGCTAGCGGCAGAACGCATCCGCCAGCGCGTCGCGAACCTTCGGATAGAGGATGACAGCGGCGTCGCGCAGAATGTCTCGATTAGCCTTGGCATCGGGGAATGGACCCCTGGCGCGGACGAGGTATGGCTGATGCAGGCGGCCGACAACGCTCTGTACGAAGCAAAGCGCGCCGGACGAAACTGCCTGCGACAGGCGGCTTAG
- a CDS encoding succinate dehydrogenase assembly factor 2, whose product MTQQHDLATRLARAKFRAWHRGTREADYMIGGFFDRYSATWSETELAWFEDLLDEDDVDVMAWALRTQDVPEKFAGPQLVALQKLDFVTI is encoded by the coding sequence ATGACACAGCAGCACGATCTTGCCACCCGCCTTGCCCGCGCGAAATTCCGCGCCTGGCACCGCGGCACGCGCGAGGCGGATTACATGATCGGCGGATTTTTCGACCGCTATTCCGCCACTTGGAGCGAAACGGAGCTGGCATGGTTCGAAGACCTGCTGGACGAGGACGATGTGGACGTCATGGCATGGGCCCTGCGCACGCAGGATGTGCCGGAAAAATTTGCCGGGCCCCAGCTTGTCGCCCTCCAAAAACTGGATTTCGTCACCATATAA
- a CDS encoding ABC transporter ATP-binding protein — translation MSDPKATDVVRLTGLTRSFEQGGVKIDVLRGVDLAIAPGEIVALLGPSGSGKSTMLQAVGLLEGGFGGKIEITGIDATQLDGDERTALRRTHLGFIYQFHHLLPDFTAQENVIIPQMVGGTSRADAEVRADELLGALGLGQRRTHRPSQLSGGEQQRVAVARALANRPQLVLADEPTGNLDEATSDKVLGEFLSLVRGQGSSALVATHNERLAARMDRIVRLHEGLLEEATPRPAA, via the coding sequence ATGAGTGACCCCAAGGCAACCGATGTCGTACGCCTGACGGGCCTGACGCGCAGTTTCGAACAGGGCGGTGTGAAGATCGACGTGCTGCGCGGCGTGGACCTCGCCATCGCACCGGGCGAGATCGTGGCGCTGCTGGGCCCGTCCGGCTCCGGCAAGTCCACCATGTTGCAGGCGGTCGGACTGCTGGAAGGCGGCTTTGGCGGCAAGATCGAGATCACTGGCATCGACGCCACCCAGCTGGACGGGGACGAGCGCACAGCGCTGCGCCGCACGCATCTGGGCTTCATCTACCAGTTCCACCACCTGCTGCCGGACTTCACCGCGCAGGAGAATGTGATCATCCCGCAGATGGTGGGCGGCACCTCGCGCGCCGATGCGGAGGTGCGGGCGGACGAACTGCTCGGCGCTCTGGGCCTCGGCCAGCGGCGCACGCACCGGCCGAGCCAGCTTTCGGGCGGCGAGCAGCAGCGCGTTGCCGTGGCCCGTGCACTGGCCAATCGCCCGCAGCTGGTGCTGGCGGACGAGCCGACCGGCAATCTGGACGAGGCGACGTCCGACAAGGTGCTGGGCGAGTTTCTGAGCCTGGTGCGCGGGCAGGGCAGCAGCGCCCTCGTCGCCACGCATAACGAGCGACTGGCCGCGCGAATGGACCGCATCGTGCGCCTTCACGAAGGCCTGCTGGAAGAGGCGACGCCGCGACCTGCCGCCTAG
- the recG gene encoding ATP-dependent DNA helicase RecG, translated as MRPDILNPLFAETGTLDGVGPKLKKPLDRLGLEHVKDVAYHLPERFVTRLKVENLDQAGEGEQVIVALTPTEHRAARSGRGPYRVLAQDSVGNICALTYFGRASYTAKKQLPVGEERWVAGRLDRYGDMLQIVHPDHVEKSPDALVARLREPVYRLAEGLTQPRVAGLVEQSLAKLPQLPEWCDAALKLREAWPDWADALRTSHRQEAEKARDRLAYDEILANSLALMLVRAANRRRKGQPLQGDGHLRDRLQLPFPLTGAQRRSIDEIVADMAQEAPMLRLLQGDVGAGKTVVALEAMLAAVEAGAQAALLAPTEILARQHFETLRKMLAPTGVEIAILTGRDKGRVRESTLLGLMDGSIQIVVGTHAIFQDTVNYRNLALVVIDEQHRFGVGQRLQLAAKGKRTPHTLAMTATPIPRTLTLAQYGEMDVSRLDEMPPGRQPIDTRVINAERMDDVVGAVERHLTSGQQAYWVCPMVRDNEMDDIAAAEARYAALRERFGEDVVLVHGQLKPELKDAAMERFAAGEAKLLVATTVIEVGVDVPNATLMVIEQAERFGLAQLHQLRGRVGRGAEKSTCLLLRGGALSETGKQRLALMRETQDGFRLAEEDLELRGGGELLGTRQSGDTPYTLATLEQVQRLLPIANDDAKLLVDQDAALETPRGQAARVLLYLFERDWGVTLLRGG; from the coding sequence ATGCGCCCCGATATCCTCAACCCCCTCTTTGCCGAGACCGGCACGCTGGACGGCGTCGGCCCCAAGCTGAAGAAGCCTCTGGACCGGCTGGGCCTGGAGCATGTGAAGGACGTGGCATACCACCTGCCCGAACGCTTCGTGACGCGGCTGAAGGTGGAGAACCTGGACCAGGCGGGCGAGGGGGAGCAGGTGATCGTGGCCCTGACGCCGACCGAACACCGCGCGGCGCGCTCGGGCCGCGGGCCTTACCGCGTGCTGGCGCAGGACAGCGTGGGCAATATCTGCGCGCTGACATATTTCGGTCGCGCGAGCTACACGGCGAAGAAACAGCTGCCCGTTGGGGAGGAGCGCTGGGTGGCGGGGCGGCTCGATCGCTATGGCGACATGCTGCAGATCGTCCATCCCGACCATGTCGAAAAGAGCCCCGATGCGCTGGTGGCGAGGCTGCGCGAGCCGGTGTACCGGCTGGCGGAAGGCCTGACCCAGCCGCGCGTGGCGGGACTGGTGGAGCAGTCGCTGGCGAAGCTGCCGCAGCTGCCCGAATGGTGCGACGCCGCGCTGAAGCTGCGCGAGGCCTGGCCCGATTGGGCGGATGCCCTGCGCACATCGCACCGGCAGGAGGCGGAGAAAGCGCGCGACCGGCTGGCCTATGACGAGATCCTGGCCAATTCGCTCGCCCTGATGCTGGTGCGCGCGGCCAATCGCCGCCGCAAGGGCCAGCCTTTGCAGGGCGACGGGCATCTGCGCGACCGCCTGCAACTGCCATTCCCGCTGACCGGGGCCCAGCGCCGCAGCATCGACGAGATCGTGGCCGACATGGCGCAAGAGGCCCCCATGCTGCGCCTGCTGCAGGGCGATGTCGGCGCGGGCAAGACGGTGGTGGCGCTGGAGGCCATGCTGGCGGCGGTGGAGGCCGGCGCGCAGGCGGCGCTGCTCGCGCCCACCGAAATCCTCGCCCGCCAGCATTTCGAGACCCTGCGCAAGATGCTGGCCCCCACGGGCGTGGAAATCGCCATCCTTACCGGGCGCGACAAGGGCAGGGTGCGCGAGAGCACACTGCTGGGGCTGATGGATGGCAGCATCCAGATCGTGGTCGGCACGCATGCGATTTTCCAGGACACGGTGAATTACCGCAATCTGGCATTGGTGGTGATCGACGAGCAGCACCGCTTCGGCGTCGGCCAGCGACTGCAGCTTGCGGCCAAGGGCAAGCGCACGCCCCACACGCTGGCGATGACCGCAACGCCCATCCCGCGCACGCTTACGCTGGCGCAATATGGCGAGATGGACGTCAGCCGGCTGGACGAGATGCCGCCGGGCCGCCAGCCAATCGACACCCGCGTGATCAATGCGGAGCGGATGGACGACGTGGTCGGCGCGGTGGAGCGGCACCTGACGAGCGGCCAGCAGGCGTACTGGGTGTGCCCAATGGTGCGCGATAACGAGATGGACGACATCGCCGCGGCCGAGGCGCGCTATGCCGCCTTGCGCGAACGGTTCGGCGAAGACGTTGTGCTTGTCCACGGCCAGCTGAAGCCGGAGCTGAAGGACGCCGCGATGGAACGATTCGCCGCGGGCGAGGCGAAGCTGCTGGTGGCAACGACCGTAATCGAGGTGGGCGTGGACGTGCCCAATGCCACGCTGATGGTGATCGAGCAGGCGGAACGCTTCGGCCTTGCCCAGCTGCACCAGCTTCGTGGCCGCGTAGGGCGGGGCGCGGAGAAATCGACCTGCCTGCTGCTGCGTGGTGGCGCGCTGAGCGAGACTGGCAAGCAGCGCCTCGCCCTGATGCGCGAAACGCAGGACGGCTTCCGCCTGGCCGAGGAAGACCTGGAGCTGCGCGGCGGCGGCGAACTGCTCGGCACGCGGCAGAGCGGCGATACGCCTTATACGCTGGCAACGCTGGAACAGGTGCAGCGCCTGCTGCCCATCGCCAATGACGATGCAAAACTGCTGGTGGACCAGGATGCAGCGCTGGAGACGCCGCGCGGGCAGGCGGCGCGCGTGCTGCTTTACCTGTTCGAGCGCGACTGGGGTGTGACACTTCTGCGCGGCGGTTAG
- a CDS encoding lipoprotein-releasing ABC transporter permease subunit yields the protein MILSPFEWTIAKRYMMPGKGEGFIALVAGISLVAVMLGVAALVIVMSVMNGFRAELLDKIVGLNGHAIIQAYGDDLEGWQDILEDVRETDGVVSASPLIEQPLLASFNGRVDAVLVRGNTPDDIGALAPNVVAGSLDGLQPDASRVAIGSRLAQNLGARMGDTITIINPAGRSTPFGTVPRQVGYEIAAIFEVGVYDYDNAFVVMPIPTAQTLLLSGDTIGMIEVTTEDADTVQQTLAPLNDQLEGRAVISDWRTINSSLFEALEIERVAMFFVLSIIVLVAVFNILSSLIMLVRSKRRDIAILRTMGATRRNLLKIFVTAGFLIGAIGTLAGVALGFVVLLFRQAIVSGIGFLTGVELWNPQIRFLSELPAKTNPAEVIAIVSLALVLSFLATLYPAFKASSTDPVEVLRYE from the coding sequence TTGATCCTCTCCCCCTTCGAATGGACCATCGCCAAGCGCTACATGATGCCGGGCAAGGGCGAGGGCTTCATCGCGCTCGTCGCCGGGATCAGCCTTGTGGCCGTGATGCTGGGCGTCGCCGCGCTCGTCATCGTGATGAGCGTCATGAACGGCTTCCGCGCCGAGCTGCTGGACAAGATCGTGGGCCTGAACGGCCATGCCATCATCCAGGCTTACGGCGACGACCTGGAAGGTTGGCAGGACATACTGGAGGACGTGCGCGAGACGGACGGCGTGGTCAGCGCCAGCCCGCTGATCGAACAGCCGCTGCTTGCCAGCTTCAACGGCCGCGTGGATGCGGTGCTGGTGCGCGGCAACACGCCGGACGACATCGGCGCACTTGCCCCCAACGTCGTCGCCGGCAGTCTCGACGGCCTGCAGCCCGATGCCTCGCGCGTCGCCATCGGATCGCGGCTGGCGCAGAACCTGGGTGCGCGGATGGGCGACACCATCACCATCATCAACCCCGCCGGGCGTTCGACCCCCTTCGGCACGGTCCCCCGCCAGGTCGGCTACGAGATCGCCGCCATCTTCGAAGTCGGCGTCTACGACTATGACAACGCCTTCGTCGTCATGCCCATACCCACCGCGCAGACGCTGCTGCTGAGCGGGGATACGATCGGCATGATCGAGGTGACGACGGAGGATGCCGATACGGTGCAGCAGACGCTGGCCCCGCTGAACGACCAGCTGGAGGGCCGGGCGGTCATCTCGGACTGGCGCACGATCAACTCCAGCCTGTTCGAGGCGCTGGAGATCGAACGGGTGGCCATGTTCTTCGTGTTGTCCATCATCGTGCTGGTGGCAGTGTTCAACATCCTCTCCTCCCTCATCATGCTGGTGCGGTCCAAGCGGCGCGACATCGCGATCCTGCGGACCATGGGCGCGACGCGGCGCAACCTGCTGAAGATCTTCGTGACGGCCGGCTTCCTGATCGGGGCCATCGGCACGTTGGCGGGTGTTGCGCTGGGCTTCGTCGTGCTGCTGTTCCGGCAGGCCATCGTCAGCGGCATCGGCTTCCTGACCGGGGTGGAGCTGTGGAACCCGCAAATCCGCTTCCTGAGCGAACTGCCCGCCAAGACCAATCCGGCGGAGGTGATCGCCATCGTCTCGCTGGCACTGGTGCTCAGCTTCCTCGCAACGCTCTATCCGGCCTTCAAGGCTTCGAGCACGGATCCGGTGGAGGTGCTTCGCTATGAGTGA